The DNA region gtgattggaatgagacagttggaaacaaaaaagaaagatcagtagttggaaaatacgacctTGTTGATaaaaacgatgccggagatcgcacgatagaattttgcaagaccagtgatttattcattggaaataccttttttccaacaatatagcaatgattatacacatggaccttaccagatgaaatacacaggaatcaaattgactacatctgtggaaagagacaatggagaagctcaatgttatccatcagaataaggccagggatgaactgtggaacagaacatcaattgctcatatgcaagttcaagttgaagctgaagaaaattaaacaagtccaCGGGAGCCTAACtgcgaccttgagtatgtcctacccaaatttagagaccatcttaagaatagatttggcacattgaacactaatggcctaagatcagacgagttgtggagtgatatcaaggacatcatacatgaagacttttttcttgaatgtagagtagctaaagcaaatggaagaaatggtgaggtaaaagagctgaatagaaggtttcaaagggcggcttaagaagacaaagtaaagtattataatgaaatgtgcaaagacctggagttagaaaaccaaaaggggagaacatgctcagcatttctcaagctgaaagaactgaagaaaaattcaagcctcaagttgcaatactgaaggattctgtgggcaaaatattaaacaacacaggaagcattaaaagaagagtcactgtaccaaaaataactggtcaacattcaaccatttcaggaggtagcatatgatcaagaaccgatggtattgaaggaggaagtccaagctgcactgaaggcattggcaaaaaacaagtctccaggaattgacagaataccaatcgaaatgtttcaacaaacagatgcaaccctggaggtgctcacttgtctatgccaagaaatttgaaagacagcttcctggccaactgactggaagaaatccatatttatgcctattcccaagaaagatgatccaatcgaatgcagaaattatcaaacgatatcattaatagcacatgcaagtaaaattttgctgaagatcattcaaaagtggctgcagcagtacatcaacagagaactgccagaaattcaagctggactcagaagaggatgtgggaccaggaatatcatagctgatgtcagatggattctggctgaaagcagagaataccagaaggatgtttacttgtgttttattgacgatgctaaggcattcggctgtgtggatcacaacaaattatggataacattgggaagaatgggaattccaggacacttaattgtgctcacgaggaacctgcacatagatcaataAGCAATTgctcgaatagaacaaggggatactgtgtggtttaaagtcaggaaaggcgtgtttcagggttgtatcctttcaccatacctattcaatctgtatgctgagcaataatccaagaagctgaattatacgaagaagaacgcagcatcaggattggagaaagactcattaacaacctgcattatgcagatgacacaactttgcttgctgaaagaggacttgaagcacttactgatgaagatcaaagaccacagccttaatatggattacacctcaacataaagaaaacaaaaatcctcacaactggaccaacatcacgataaatggagaaaagattgaggttgtcaaggatttcattttacttggatccacaatcaacacccatggaagcagcagtcaggaaatcaggcaatatattgcattaggcaaatctgctgcaaaagacctctttaaagtgctaaaaagcaaagaagtcactctgaggagtaaggtgcagctgacccaagccgtggtactttcaattgcctcgtatacatgcaaaagctggacaatgaataaggaagaccaaagaagaattgatgcatacgaattacggtgttgatgaagagtactgaatataccagaatattgactgccagaagaatgaacaaatctctttcggaagaagtactgccggaatgctgcttagaaacgagaatggtgagacttcatctcatgtactttggacatgttatcaggagggaccagtccctggagaagaacatcatgcctggtagagggtaagcaaaaaagaggaagaccctcaacgagatgaactggcacagtggctgcaacaatgggctcagacatagctatgattgtgaggatggcacagaacaaggcagtgttttgttctgtcgtacatggggtcgctgagtcaggactgacttcacggcacctaacaccTACAGCAAACATCAAGTACTCCAAAGAAGCGGAATATAAATGAAATTTCCAATCTTCTAGACTCCAAAGATGCTGAGAAGTCAGCATTATTTCTTCCTCTATACTTTAACAGCACTTCGCAGGTACTTATATCACAGTTTTTATTACACTGCGTATTTCTTTCATCCTCATAACTAGTTGTTTGCATATCTCTCCTCCACTAGCCATGAGCTTCTTGGAGGAAAAGACTAATTCAGCTTTTTAGTTACACAGACCTACACTCTCAAATTTTAATAAATCCTAGCTAAGTGAGTGGATGAGTGAGTGAATTAATGATTAGGCAGTACCCAGCAATGCACCATACCTGCTCTTTTATGTTTGCAGAATAAAGCAGCTGCTGTTTCTGTGGCTCCTGTTTGTTTAGAGGAAAGGAAGTGGGTAGTTAAAGGTCCTCTTCTCAGTAGAAGTCAAGTGGTACAGGTAACCTCTGCCTCAGTCCTTGCTACATACTGGCAGCTCCTAGACCCTCCATTTAGAGTGCCAGTGATGCTGGCAGGGCTACACCTGGGGCCAGGTGCCTCCTTCatgccactccacagaagaaaggaaggtGCTCCTAGGATGTTTTTGCCTGCTGAAAgctaagggggcagggaagagcCCATATCAAATGCCACCCTGAAGAATGTCCCCCATACAGTGAGGGTCATCATGTTAGAGCTGTCTGTGAATAGCCCCTGGGACAGTAGAAAAAACGTTTTCCTCAGGTGGGAACCTACCTGCACGATACATGGAACTGGACTATGAAACTGaagatggagggaaaaaaaactaaagtttTACTCTTAAAATACTGTGTATTAACAGAtgtctaaaactgttctaaataaGTCTGTTAGAACAGCCTGCTGTTCCTAACCATGAACACCTTGTTTAGAACTACCCAGTGGGACCCAACCCAGCCAGAGTCCTAGAGGAGGCCAGGACTGTAGGGCACTAGAACAGCAGGGCTTAAAGACAAAGGCCTGTGCCTCCCTGCGATTCCTTGGTCCTAGCTATCCATGAGTGTGTCAGGGAAGCCCAACAGTAGGTAAGAAATgttgggagtgtgtgtgtgtgtgcattggtGCAAATGCTGCTGCTGCTCACCACCCTCGCTGCAGGAAAGTCCTGTTTTGAGACAGACACTGGACTAATGATGTTATTGGAACCTGTTTTACTTTATTAACACTCCCTTGACTATCCCACTAGGCAAATATTAATACCAAAGCAGTGGGATGTAACTGATGTAAGGAAGGGACCTAAAGGCTTACTCCTCTTAACTATTTTAGGTTCTTGGAGAGCAACATGTTTCTCCTGCGAGGTGTATGCAATATTTACAGTAGGGATGAATTCAGTGTGGACCACGCGACAGAAAGCTCAGTCCTTGGTTAGTGACCAGTCTGACTCCTTCactttttctgtcttctccttATTCTCAAGCAGATCGATTTCAGCCTGTGGTTCATGGAACCTGGGCATATGACAGCTCAAGAAGTTGTCTGTGTGTAATGATAGTGAACATCAGGAAAAGACGAATGAATATCGCCAGATGATTTCACCATGGGGCTAATTTGGTCTGAAGCTAGATCAGGAACCAAGTGGTTAAGTTTGATTGTCTACCCCTCCCAATTCCATTTCCACTCTGGCCAAATAAGCTTCCACTTACCCAAAAGGCTACCGAAAGCTAAATCGGAACTGCCACACCTGCCCCTGACTCCTATCACTGCCACCTCACACCAACAACCATCGCCCAAAAGCTGCCACAGCTGCCTTCTGGCTTCCATAGCTGGACTGGCCACGCTCTCATGGACTCTCAGACATCAGGGGCAAGAGAGCGCCAGTGCAGCACCAAACGTCTCAGACCAAGGCTACTTCCTTTTTTCTCACATACACATCAAATAATTCACTCACATTTTGAGAGGAAAATCAACACCAGAATCTTTCTAGTTCCACCTCCACATTTTTCCCCCAGCTTTTCAACTGCGTCTTCAGCTGTTACTGGCATCATGCTGAGTCTTCAGAATCCTTCCCTGGAGGCTGtagaataaaatctaaactctGTACATAACACACAATGCCCCGCTCATGATGTAGCCCTAAGCATCTCTCCTAGCTTTAATTCTCTCTTCGTGCAGCCACGTACAATAGTCACACCAAAGTGGCCCTGCCAATGTGCTCTGTGGCGTCTTCTACTTTTGTTTTGACGCCCTGTTGAGGTTCCTACCCTTGCCAAGGTCTACACTCTGACTGCCTGTGATGTATGCACGCAGTGCCTAGTACCTAGGAGGTGCCACTACTAATTCCTTCTTGCTTAGAGTCCTCAGACAAGGTAAGGCGTGTTCCCATTAAAACaagcctgttatcccttcctaGGGCTTGTACTCCAAATCCCTGTCCAATTTTTCCCCCAACAGCTGAGCTAGACAATGAAGTAACAGATGTCAGCGTCCCCTAACTAATCCACAGTGGTATAACCAGAACAGTGGTTACCTATAGCGGTGGGGATTGACTGGAAGAGGGCACAAGGGGACTTTTTAGGTTGACAGAattgttctatattttgattGGGGTGTTAGGCACATGAATGTATATATTTGCCAAAACTCATTAGCCAAGTCTGTGATGTACTGTGCCGTGTCACAGAGCAACGAatagtctccaaagtgggatgcacgcGACAATCTCATGAAATGTGGAAAGGAAATATTTAGAacgtttttctaaatttttttccttttcattttttttttctcatttcatttgAGAATATAAAAGGGACCCACCGCAGGGTGGACACCACATTTATCTTGCGTATTCTCCACCAAGCGGAACAACCGAGGTCTGGGGTGTGGGCAGCATTCCAGAGAAGCAGTGAGTAGACAGGAAGGAGGCCAACAGGCAAGTAAGCCTCCATGGGGAAGAGCAGCATGCCATGACCATAGGAAACCAAGTGTAGAGCAAGCTTTATTCCGCGTTTCACTCTCTGAGAAAGGGAGAGGGCTTTGCAGAGACCACCCTCCTCCAGTCAAAAGTGCAGACTGAACTGTGAGTGCCATGCGACATTCTGCAAAGGATAGCAGTGGAGGGTCTTCTCAAGGCCTCTGAGCCAGCCAGGCCCCAGAGCAGCTGAGATGGTGATGAGCTGATCTGTTTGTTCACAGAGACACATGCAGACTTGTTGATCAGTTGATCAGGGTGGTCAAAGGCAGGCATACCTGTAAATCCAGGGTGAAGACAGCGCTTCTCTGGCTGGCAGGTTCAAGAGAGCACAGGACAATGCCTCCATATTCCATTGTGCCCAGGCCACTGCCCAGGCCGGCCTCACAGGTCACTAGAAGACTCAGCAGGGCAGGGTGCCTAGTAGTATACCCCCTTCACTCTGCTGGTTGGACAGGTGGCCAGAAAAGACTGACTGACTTCTACTCCCAAAGGAATCGAGAAATCCAGAGGCAATACCCTGCCTAGTCCATTAATCAGAATacagtttccattaatctagccaAGACCAACATGTCGTTAGATGCcactgagccgattccaactcactgtgaccctatgtgacagagcagaactgccccgtggggttttctaggctataatctttatgggagaagattgccaggtctttcttccgtggagccgcTGGCTGGGTTGaagccgccaacctttcagctagcagccgagcacttaacgattgtgccaccagcgctccagaCCCAATATAATGGTTGCTTAAACAAGGATGAAATTCATACTTCTTGCACATAAAAGTCCAAACTTGTACGGTTGCTCTTGTCTGTGACATTGTCAGTCTCCTAAGTTCCTTCTGTCTACTTGCTCCACCATCTCTAGGGTGGTGCCCTCATTTACATGATCCAAAATGGCCACAGGTGGCCAACTAGAAATTGATTACTatgggaaagaaagggaaaaattgcTTTGGGGACAGCCACTTGTCTCTGGCACACTGAGACAACCACCAAAGTCCAGCCCTGTGGcatgaaaccaaagaaaaacaaaaaggagcaTCTCATAGTATGTAGAAACAAAACAGCTTTTTATATACTGCAGATAGCAGACTTAAAAATCAGGCTTTTTGAGCTCAGAGCATTGGATGCCAACAATCCATAGTTCTACAGTAGCACGTGGAAAACGCCAGCCAGGCTGTCTGTCCTGAACAACACAGCACACATCATACATAAATGCGGTGGTACTCATGGCCACGGATTTTTTTCAAACAAACTGGACAAGTTTTAGTATATTTCAGGGAATTGCGGAGGCACTGACTACAGAAGATGTGGccacattctgtagaatagatgcATCTTCCGCTCTGTTCAATCTCTGAATACCCATCCATGCAAATTCGACAGCAGATATAACCAGGTAGCCGGCAACGTAAAGCTTCTTCTTCCAGGGCATTGTGGTGGACACTGTTGATCACATACACATCTCTGTCCCTCATCAACCCCTCCTCATCACTGCTCACCACACAGCTGCCAATTTGGCCTTCAAGTGGCCTTGCGTTTCTCCTTGGCCTCCTCCTTTCTTCAGTTATCACAACAGAGTCATTTTGAGTTAGATCAATCACTGTGGGTTCTAAAGATTCACAGGTGAGGTCTACTACTTCATCCCTATCACTTTCCCTGAGTTCTATCAGTTCTGCTTCCAATGCCATCTCAGGGGTTGGGCCTCCTATCCCAGCCCGCTTATGGGCTTGTCTGGAATTGACCATGCTACCACAGCACATTCTTGTATTCATTGTGCTTTTTGGATCCAGCCTTCAAAGAAGTAAGCAATTTGTTCCAAAGTTTACAATGAATGTTAAAGTCCTCAATGTCTTGCAACTGTTGTTATGGTTGCATTTTGCAGCTGGCCTACATAAGAATTTAGAGCCCAGATTTTCTAGTATCTTTGAGCTCTGATCCTGGTTCCAGTCCTCTGTCTTCGCCTCCACAACTGATGTGCTCCCACAGAGGGTGACTCTTCTGGGAGCCACTGATAAGACAACTCAATCTGAATTTTTATCTgaaaaagtgagagaaaaattgaagtttagtaatatttaaaataagattGATAGtaatatgtataaatacatagttatatatatgtttataatgtatattaaaaaaaacctttttgatAGTCATGCATTTTAACAAAGTTTGGAGACCACTGCTCTCGACGCTGAGTGCCCCTCCTTACTACATATCCTGATGGTAGTGAGGAGAAGGAGAAGCTCAAGGGGGACTTTCATGAAGAGAAGCACCAAGGAAGGGCCACCACTTCATCCAGGAGCCATTATGGGGATCTCAAGTAAAAATGGAGAATGCAAGAAGCTCTTTGCACAGTTGAGTTTTTAATAAGAAATGAACTATTCAGTCCACACAGAGGTTCATCTTGCCGAGGATTCACTGTCCAGCAGAGGCAACTATGGAATTTTTAATTAAAGAGTTTTATCCCAGATTCTGTTCTAGGGAGGAGGAGATGGAGTTTAAACATGAGCCACAGAGAGAGACTTGGTTTGATTCTGGGCTCTGTGCCTTTTGGACTTGTGACTTAGAGAGTTATTTAAGTTCTCAAAATCTCAGCAGGTAAATCCTTTATAAAAACTAATTctttttgcaattaaaaaaataatgcagatacatggttaaaaaaaaaaaaatcacagtgaaAGGTATGGCTCCCACCTTGGATGCCCGCTCCCCCAGTTCTTCCCAAAGGCAACTGCCATTACCAGCTTATTGTGTCTCTACCAGAGACATACGGTAATAATGCATACAGAACATGTATTACTTTGATATACTTTTTATATATAAACTCTGCTTAAAATTCAGAATTGTGATCAGAAGCTGTACCTACTGTCACCAATAATATTTTTAAGCTACATTTTGCATTCTTttagataaatatattttaaataaataagacaCTTTATTCcacatatattaaaaacaaaacaaaaaaccccaacctCATAGGGAGCTATGAGGAACAAACGAGAATTTCTAGCACATTGGCAAATATAAGGCAAAAATGTCATCTGTCCCCCACTTTGGTAGTTGTAGTTGCCTTGGATCACCCTAGTCATTGGCTTTTATGACTTCCCCCATCTCAGTAAGTTTTCCCCTTTTAAGATTTGAAAGGAGAAAAATTTACTTTATTTTAGAAAGTACCAGTTGGGAAGCCAAACAGGTTTCCAACTAAGTGAACCAGGCCATTGACAGTCACATACGCCAAGGCTATTCTATAGAAGCGCCGCCAGGAGAAGACCCAGTGCCTTCAAGGATACTACATGAAAAGATGAAGCTGGAGGATTTAGTAAAAACCTCAGGAAAACAAAAGCCACCAAGGGCAGCTAAACAGAGAAACCCTGGGCACGCCCACATGCACTGCCCATGTGCTGGATTCTGGAGTCAGGCCTGGCTTGGAATCAAAACTCTAGCTCTGACTGCCTATTTGACCCTGGTGAATtagtctctctgagcttcagtcttCTCATCAGAAGGCATAATAACACCTTCCTTCtagaatgctaaaaaaaaaaaaatgacataaacaTGTAAAGCCTCTAGCACCAGGCAAAATCTCACTcaaagggatttttttcttttccggaatattttattctgctttaggtgaaagtttggagacctggtggctcaatggttaagagctacaacgagctatggctgctaatcaaaatgtcagcagttcaaatccaccacctgctccttggaaaccctatagggccattctactctgtcctatagggtcactatgagtcggaatcaacttgatggcaacagaggggggttaggtgaaagcttacaaagcaaattaatttcccattcaataattcatactCAAACTGTTCCAcgacattgtttgcaatccccataatgtgtcagcatCTCCCCatctctaccctgggttccccttTCCATTCATCctgtttccctgccccttctcatctttgtttctgGGCAAATGTTGACCTTCTGGtctcgtataattgattgttctaaagagcacatttcctcatgtatgttattgtttattttataggccagtctattcagctgaaaggtggcctccaggagtggcttcagttccaggttagaaggctgtcttagggcaatagtcttgggggttccttcagtctgtcagaccagtaagcctggcctttttatgatttgaattttgttctacatttttctcccattctaaaatTAACCAGGGTCCTCGGTTGTGATCTCGGTAAAAGCAGTCAGTAGTgcgtagctggacaccatctagtgcttctggtctcaggttagaggaggctgtggttcacgtgggtcattagtcctttgggctgatTGCTTCCTTgaggctttggttttctttaccttTCTCTAgacgggaagagaccaatagttgtgtcttagatggccacctgcaagcttttaagaccccagatactattcATCAAACGAGGATGTAGAAtactatctttatgaactatgttatgccaattgacctaaatgtcccccaagactatggtccttagccctcaaacccagtaacaGCTCCTAGGGGAGTctggatatgtctaagaagtttccataactgtgcccctacGTGCCAtgttatgtatatgaatatacatgcagcatatacaaatatgtatatagaaataTCCATAACTATACCTATTTTTTATACCTATATATATGAGTGTGGGTGTACTCCCGCACAACCTCCCACATCTatttagcatacatatctacctatgtacccATTCACAAATAATTGTTTgccattactgttgttgcaggattataTCCATTATAGGATTTACTGtcgttgccctttattcttgcgtACCTCTCAgtatcttcctttgccttggtcactttgtgccgacttcccctgtattatgtattgcctttcccttcaccagaattaatgtgtgtctgctatctagttagtgattctccctccctctccctcccaaccctagtaaccatcaaagaacgtttctttctgtttgtaaacctattcttgactttttgtaatagtggtctcctacagtattgcccttttgtgactgacttatttcactcagtacaatgtcctccaggttcacccATGTGAGATATTTgctgattcatcattattctttatcattgcgtagcattccattgtgtgtatgtaccacagtttgtttatccaatttgtctgttgatgagcactaagattgtttctacctttttactctcatgaataatgctgcaatgaacataggtgtgcatatgtctattcatgtcacagctcttatttctctagcatatatagcttttttttttgggctTGCTGGATTATATCGTATCTGTacttcttgctttttaaggaagagctatACCGTTTTCCTtagtggttgtacccttttacaatcccaccagcagtgtgtaagagttccaatctcgccACAAACTCAtaggcatttgttgttttctcttttttgatcaATACTATTATTGCCAGCGTGAAGACAACTTTTTATTACTACCACAGGGGAGATGAAATGTCAACAGATGAATTAATGGATTGAGAAAGCACTTTGTAAATCGTAAGGTACCCCCCCACCTCAGAccgtatacaaaaattaactccaaatagAGCCAAGTCCTAaatttaagagctaaaactataaaactcatagaaaaaaacaggcaaagatcATTGCGACCTTGGAGTAGACAACACATTTATAGATGTGACATCAAAAGTACAAGTggcaaaaaaatagataaataggacttagtcaaaattttaaaaaataaaaaacttctgtGCTGCAAACAATagcatcaagaaagtgaaaatataACCCACGGAATGGGAAAAAATTTACAGATCATACATCTGATAAGGACCTTTTATCCAGAATATGTTCctagtggcgcaaatggttaacgcgctcTGCTGCAaattgaaaggctggaggctcgagtccacccagaggtgcctcagaggaaatgcctggagatctacgtccaaaaaagtcagtcactgaaaaccctatcgagcacagttctactctgacatgcatgggattgccatgagtcagaatcaagctgATGGCAACTGGGAgtggtatccagaatatataaagaaatcatacgactcaacaataaaaagacaactagTCCaactaaaaatgagcaaaggatctaaatatatatttctccaaagaagatatgcaaatggtcaataagcacatgaaaaaatgttcaatatccttagccattaaggaaatgcaaatcaaaaccatgagatACCGTTTCACACCCAACAGGATGCCTATATTCAAAAAGACGGGTaagaagtgttggcaaggatacaGAGAAATTGAAAGCCTTatgcattactggtgggaatgtaaaatggtgcagcagcTTTGGgcaacagtctggcagttcctcaaaaggttaaacagagagttactgtcttagttatctagtcctgctataacagaaataccacaagcagatggctttaacaaagagaaatttattctctcagtttaggaggctagaagtctggactCAGGGGGCCAGCttcagaggaagtctttctctgcctgtcggctctggggaaaggtccttgtcatcaaacttcccctggtctaggagcttctgagtacagggactccaggtccaaaagacacgctctgctcctagctcttctttcttggtggtaggaggtccctcgcCTCTCTGCTTAATTGTCTCTTTTatgtatctcaaaaaagactgagtcaagataacaacctaatcttgtagattgagtcctgcctcattaacataactgtctctagtcctgcctcactaaatcatagaggctagaatttacaacacatacgataatcacatcagatcacacaatggtgggcaaccacacaatactgggaatcatggcctagccaagttgagacacattttgggaggatacaattcaatccataacagttaccaTATGATGAAGCAATCTGACTCCTAGATACATacccaagaaaaattaaaacacatgtacacacagaaaATTGTATATAAATGTTCGCAGCAGCATTATTCAGCATAGCcaaaaagtagggacaacccaagtgcccatcaactgcTGGCTCCATAAACAATATGTGGTATACCATACAatgaatattattcagcagtaaaaaggaatgaagtactgatacacgcTAGAACATGGATGAGCCTCGAAAACACGTTAAGTGAAACGGAAGTCATAAAAAGCCCAcagactgtatgattccatttctatgaaatGTACAGAATAGCCAAATCGATAGAGactgagttagaatggactcaagggcaatggatttggtttggggtttagggcTAGGGAACTGGGGATGGAGGAGAAATGGGGAGTGAATGCTACTAGGTACACGGTTTCCTTCTCAAGTGAAGAGAACGTTCCTGAATTGActgcggtgatggttgcacaactctgtgaatatactagacACGGCTGAGT from Elephas maximus indicus isolate mEleMax1 chromosome 10, mEleMax1 primary haplotype, whole genome shotgun sequence includes:
- the LOC126084482 gene encoding E3 ubiquitin-protein ligase RNF4-like, which codes for MNTRMCCGSMVNSRQAHKRAGIGGPTPEMALEAELIELRESDRDEVVDLTCESLEPTVIDLTQNDSVVITEERRRPRRNARPLEGQIGSCVVSSDEEGLMRDRDVYVINSVHHNALEEEALRCRLPGYICCRICMDGYSEIEQSGRCIYSTECGHIFCSQCLRNSLKYTKTCPVCLKKIRGHEYHRIYV